A region from the Bubalus kerabau isolate K-KA32 ecotype Philippines breed swamp buffalo chromosome 23, PCC_UOA_SB_1v2, whole genome shotgun sequence genome encodes:
- the SRRM2 gene encoding serine/arginine repetitive matrix protein 2 isoform X11, translating to MGPSEPPLASLHQTEPLQGQGLSLSLRPPLHPVPRLLGDSVDGVRADGSRSPRKPIDSLRDSRSLSYSPAERRRPSPQPSPRDQQSSERGSRRSQRGDSRSPGHKRRKETPSPRPVRHRSSRSP from the exons ATGGGGCCCAGCGAGCCTCCCTTGGCCTCCCTTCACCAGACTGAGCCCCTCCAAGGGCAGGGACTGTCTTTATCTTTGCGTCCCCCGCTGCACCCTGTGCCCCGCCTGTTGGGGGACTCGGTGGATGGTGTGCGGGCGGATGG GTCCCGCAGCCCCCGGAAGCCAATAGACTCCCTCCGGGATTCCCGGTCCCTCAGCTATTCGCCCGCTGAGCGCCgccgcccctcaccccagccctcgCCGCGGGACCAGCAGAG CAGCGAGCGGGGTTCCCGGAGAAGCCAGCGTGGGGACAGCCGCTCCCCAGGTCACAAGCGCAGGAAGGAGACGCCCAGCCCCCGCCCCGTGCGGCACCGCTCCTCAAG GTCTCCGTGA
- the SRRM2 gene encoding serine/arginine repetitive matrix protein 2 isoform X10 has product MGPSEPPLASLHQTEPLQGQGLSLSLRPPLHPVPRLLGDSVDGVRADGSRSPRKPIDSLRDSRSLSYSPAERRRPSPQPSPRDQQSSSERGSRRSQRGDSRSPGHKRRKETPSPRPVRHRSSRSP; this is encoded by the exons ATGGGGCCCAGCGAGCCTCCCTTGGCCTCCCTTCACCAGACTGAGCCCCTCCAAGGGCAGGGACTGTCTTTATCTTTGCGTCCCCCGCTGCACCCTGTGCCCCGCCTGTTGGGGGACTCGGTGGATGGTGTGCGGGCGGATGG GTCCCGCAGCCCCCGGAAGCCAATAGACTCCCTCCGGGATTCCCGGTCCCTCAGCTATTCGCCCGCTGAGCGCCgccgcccctcaccccagccctcgCCGCGGGACCAGCAGAG CAGCAGCGAGCGGGGTTCCCGGAGAAGCCAGCGTGGGGACAGCCGCTCCCCAGGTCACAAGCGCAGGAAGGAGACGCCCAGCCCCCGCCCCGTGCGGCACCGCTCCTCAAG GTCTCCGTGA